In Salinibaculum sp. SYNS191, the genomic window GCTCTCGACGAGCGTCGTGGCGGAAGGCCAGACGACGGTGTTCAGGAAGCCGAGGACGAGAAAGCCCAGTTCCGAGCGGTTGAAGATGACGCCGTAGTCGTCGCCGTCGCTCTGGAGCGCCGTCCGCGTCGTGTAGACGGAGTAGGTGCCGTCGGCGACGGCGACCACCGGCGTGGTGAGTCCGCGGCGAGCGCGCGCGACGGCTGCGACGCGCGTGTAGTCGAACTCGTCCGCCCCGGGAACGTCCGCGGCGGGGGAGAGGAGGAGTTCGATGGTGACGCCGGCGTCGCGCTTGGCGGCCAGGTCGTCCTCGAAGCGGGCGAGCAGGTCGGGCGTCAGCGAGAGGACGAGTTCGTACTCGGCGTGGTCGACGACGTCAGCGAGGTACCGGAGGATGGTCTGGCGCGACGTGACCAGCGAGACGGCCTCGGCGTCGCGAGAGGGAGCCATGTACTGCTGTTCGAGGTCCTCGACGAGGTCGTCGAGCGTCGTCCGGACGTTCCCGAAGGCCTCCGCCGGGTCGATGGCGAGGACCTCCAGCGGGCGGGAGTCCCGGAGT contains:
- the trmB gene encoding HTH-type sugar sensing transcriptional regulator TrmB; protein product: MANEELSGNLAHLGERFDFGEYEIEAYLAVLRHGKLTASEIAERTDIPQPRVYDTVRSLADNGFVELRDSRPLEVLAIDPAEAFGNVRTTLDDLVEDLEQQYMAPSRDAEAVSLVTSRQTILRYLADVVDHAEYELVLSLTPDLLARFEDDLAAKRDAGVTIELLLSPAADVPGADEFDYTRVAAVARARRGLTTPVVAVADGTYSVYTTRTALQSDGDDYGVIFNRSELGFLVLGFLNTVVWPSATTLVESRNERPFPRRYATIRRCVRDISNSEGTFYASVRGRDVESGEYRTVQGPVVDISVSTTRETAAITLDVGGETVDVGGQAAALEDIEAYELAVDRDSPPDLDASDAS